From the Sylvia atricapilla isolate bSylAtr1 chromosome 24, bSylAtr1.pri, whole genome shotgun sequence genome, the window TGAACAGCCAAACCGAGGGTGGtgatgctgctggctgtggatCCTGCTTCCCAACAGGCACCTCCGTGGCGATCTGTGCTGGGAATGCTCTGGCATATCTGGATAAAGCCCTGGTGACCCCCTGCCACCCTCACAGCAGtagaggggctgagggagcctcatgccccagcacagctccccacCTCAGCCCCTAAAGCTGAGGCAGTGGAGATGTGCCAGTGGTtggaaaacaatgcaaaaagGTGTAAAACACACTCAGGTATTCCtaccctttccctgctcctgccttggcaCTTAGGTTAAAGGCACTTCACATCCCAAACTGCGGGGGATGATGCAGAAAGGTGGGGAGGGGGTGCCTGGGCAGCACCCCCACCAGCAGCTGTGTCTCCCAGCATAGCAGGACCCAAAAAGCAGGGATGAAGCCCATTATATCCTCTGGCCATCTCTGGCAGGGAGACAGTCCTCTTCAGTGGCAGCCTTGGTGCCAAGACATGTCACAGGAGCGTGACATCAGCACTGCACCCACAGACATCTCAGTCTGGCTTCACTTAGGCTAACCCCAAAAAGGCACGGAGCAGTAGAGCACTCACAGCTCTGCCAAGCCCAGGGCAGCACTTCAGGGTCttcccagcactgacagcttCTTCGGGGGCTCCCCTTTCCTAGGAGAAAGCACGGGGAAGCTCCCACTTTAATTCCACAGCTCTAAGCCCATTAAGCAGGGAGACAATACTCCAAACAAATTTTCAGGGTACCAGCTGCCTCTGGCCTTTCccacacagccagggcaggaggaggagtggAGGCAGCTCAGGTCATGTAGCGGGTGACAGCCCTGAGGGCgtagagcagagctgcctgcatccgtgcctccagcaggagcaggttgATGTGCACCTAAGGCAAGAGCAGAGTCAGGGCACAGGGCCAGCACCCCCAAACACCCGgccaggaggggaagggacaggacagTACCTTCTCTGAGTGCTTGAAGTGCCTCCAGAACTGTGTGTAGATCTGCTTGGTCGTCTTCTCCGGGTAGCAAGCCACTGTCTTGATGTAGATCTTTAAGTTGCGCTCCAGGAGCTGGTTCACCTCCCCGTAGTCGTAGTCATCATagctggagagaggaggatgTGTTATTCCAGCCACAAGCCTTGTGCATTCATAGAATTGTGGAATGGgttgtgttggaaaggaccttaaagcccatccagccccaccccttgccatgggcagggacatcttccactatcccagggtgctccaagccccattcaacctggtcttagacacttccagggatgaggattCTACAACTTCTTTGGGCAAACtctgccagagcctcaccacccttatAGTAATATTTTACTAAATTCTCCTTTCCTAGGGTTGTTCTGAACCTCAGCCAAGCCTGAGGTTCATCACTTTGCCTtagggaaacagcagcagtatGCTCTAACCAAGACCAAGTCCCTGGACCTGCTCCTGGGCTCTTCCCAAGGCGGAGAAGAAACTCCAGGCACATTTTGGGAATGTACCGGATGCCGAAGACGCAGTGGACATAGTTCCAGATGGCCCGGCGCAGCATGGAGGTGTCCACACCACAGTGCATGGCTATGGTGTTATAGGTCAGGTTGTAAACCACCTGGAACTTCTcatccaggagctgccccaCATCTGGGTACAGGCGGTTGATCAGTGAGTAGCCGTGGTCCTCCCAGGTGTAATCCTGATGGAGAAAGCATGCTAGGGTAGAGGTTTGGTGAGGAAAACTGGGGTCCCTCTATCCTGGTTTCAGGCAGGCtagagttaatttcttctcagtagctattccagtgctgtgttttgtatGTGGAATGAGAAGAGTGTTGGTAACACActgatggtttgggttttttgctaaGTTGCATTTATCCTGAGTCAAGGACTTCATTCCTCTTGTTTCAGGCTCTGCCAATGGGAGGGAACATAGGCAGGACAGGTGACCAGAGCTGATCacagggatattccacaccaaAGAATGTCATGCCCAGTATATAAACTGGGGAGTGTTACCTGGAAGGGGCCAATTTGGGTTTGGGAAGGGGGATCTGGCCTCAGTCAGCAGGTGCTGAACAACTgcattgtgcatcacttgttttttcccttttaattgccattattattatttactatTATCATtgtattttacttaattttcaattattaaactgttcatATCTCAACATAtaaggaggtttttttatttttctccctggaCTGGGGGGAAGAAAGTGGGGgctgagtgagcagctgtgtcaTGTTTCATCTCCATCTGGCCTTAAACCACAACACCCTCCAAAGCCATGGACATAAGGTGGGGTTTCTCCCTAGGTTGACATTTCCCCCCAGCTCTCAGCGCTTgttgctcagctccagcccttcacCCACTGTCCCCAATCTTGGAAGCAACCCTGACATAAGCAGGAGTGACCCCCCAGACCTGAGCCACTGCTGAGCACCCACCTGTGCACGGAATGTGGGGGGGGCCTGCTCCCCCCTCCGTGTGAAATCCTTGTATCCAAATTCAGGGTCCTCCAGGAAGCAACGGATGTTGGACTGCAGAGAGGGGTCCAAAATATCTACAAGGCACCAACACAACGGCCATGAGCCCACACGGAGTCAGCACTGCACTGGGGAGCTGATCCTGCTCTCCCTCAGAGATTCTGgtccctttccccctccttgGGCTCCCCCGGCCCATGGGGACCTCCTACCCCAGAGAGTTTCCCCCCACACCTCCTCACCTGAGGAAGGGGCCAGCAAACTCTCTGTCTTCTCCAGCTCGAACCGTGTCGCCATCTCCTCCTGTGTGactcctgcctcctccagctggttttcctgcagcagtttCATCCTCTCCATCAGCACCTCCAGCTCATGCATGGCATCTGTGCCCTGGGGAAGCACAGGGCAGGGTCAACCCTGTCCCTGGTTGACCAGAGGGGCCCCCGAGCCCAAATCTGATGGCACTTGGGGGAGCCCCTGGGCTGCTCAAATGAGCATCTCCCTCTGGGTTTGTCCCACCCAGATTCCAGTAGCTCCCATGACCCATTCCCAAGCctaggaggaggaggaaggccTGTGGAGGACTTGGAAGGTACTAAAGTATCAGCTGTTCCCAATAGAGGCCATAGACATTCTCCAAGAgctgtgcccctctgctctggagacaaGACTGAGAGAGatgggggtgttcagcctggagaagagaaggctccagggagccCCTTCCTgtacctaaaggggctccaggagagctgaagaGGTACTTTGGACAAGTACCTGAAGTGctaggacaagggggaatagCTTCCTGCTTATAGAAGGGAGGGacagatgggatattgggaaggaatccttccctgtgagggtgcagAGACCCTGGCAGAgtttgctcagagaagctgtggctgccccatccctggaagtgttaagggccaggctggacagggcttggagcaacctgggaaagtggaaggtgtccctgcccatggcagggggtggaacaagataggctttaagatcccttctaATCCAAGCCAATCTGTGATTCCTAGGGAAAGCCTCATAAAGCATCCAGCACCCCACGGTACACTCACACCCCTGCAAGGCAAAGCCCCTCTTACCCCAGAGCCCCTCATGGTGTCATcagaggcagggctgctgtcactgtggggAGAGGGGGCCCAGCAGCTGTTCTCCACATCTTGGTCCTCCTCGGGTTTGATGCCACAGCCGAAGACAAAGGATGCGAGTGAGTGGTAGTGGGTGAGGAGCACCAGTGcctgcaccagctctgccagcGACCAGCTGTCCTCCCCCGGCTTCAGCAGAGCCTGCAATGCACAGCAGGCCTTGGAGAGACCCCCCAGCCTTCAACTGTATGCCCaccacagcccagtgctggggcaAGCCAagtgcaggggcagcagggattCAGGAGCATGTTCGGGAAGTGCCTCACCTATGGGGGCACCCCTTCCCATCCCACGGACTCCCTCAGCCCTGAAAGGGTTAAACCCTGGGGGCTGTGCGAGCAGGAATGTGGCCCCTGGGGTCAAACAGTGTGTTTTGGAGGAAATCTGTGCTGGCAGCATCAGCTCTTACCTCGATGTGCTCCTTGGTGATGAGCCAGGGCCGGTGTGCCAGCAGCTTGTTGATCTCATTGAGGTTCCGGAGCTTTTTGGGGGCAcagtgcagcccctgcagccacacagggTTGCCCCCCACTTGCAGGAATTCCCCCATGTGCAGCCCCACCAGGTAGGAGCAGCGATGCCGGGCTGCTGCCTGCGGGGAGAGGCAGCAgtcagcccccagcactggctgGGGGACCCGCACCCTGCTCGAAACCCTTGAGGAAGCCAAGGCAGGGAGCCCACTCGATCCACATGGCTCCTGGAGAATTTTCCCTGGGGATACGAGCTCCAGACAGGGGGGATTTCCCCCCTCACTACCAATGCCAGTCCCCAGGGGTCCTGGAGGGAGGGTGTTGGGATACCTTGGGTGGACACCAACCCCAAAGGGGCATCCAAGCTTTTGGGATGTCAGATCAGAGAGGGGCCCATCTTTGGGGTCCCAAATGCCTCCCGAGCAACAGTGCTGGGACCCCACAGAgcaccctgtgtccccacaccccCAGGGCCCCACTGCTCACCATGATGGCAATGTAGTGGCGCTTGTGGTAGGGCAGGGGCCCATCCATGCGCAGCAGGAGGTACTGGGTCTTCCAGAAGCTGCTGAGGTACTGGGGGTGCAGCCCCATGACCATGGCGACGTGATCCACCCTGCCTGCTGAGACGAAGGCCCCGAGGAGCTGGTGCAGGCTGCGCTCCCCACCTTCCTGTGGGATCTGCAGAATGAGAGGGGGGAAGCGAAGGGTGTGAGCTGTGGGCCCCTACTCTTGCCAACATCCCCCTAACCTAAATGGAGCTCCCCACCAACAAGCAAGACCCAGGCACCCAAGAGCACCAACAAATCCTCACCCCATTGGAAGTGCCCCGCCGGAAGGGACACCGCCGGTGGCCCCTGCTGCCTGTCTCCCtgcacccagccctggggggcTGAGGGTGTTTGGGGGTTTCCATGACAGATCCCACACAGCCCGTCCAGCTCAGCCTATgggttgggttgtttgtttgggctCTGGAGTGCAGGGGAGGAGATGGGGGCCAGCCTCCCAGCGCAGTGACGAAACCACGGCGCTATCTCTGCCTGAGGAGGAACATCTGGAAGAGTGAACGTGGGTGCTGAGATAGGGAGGGCTCAGGTGCCCAGGGGATTTCAGGGCAGAAGGTTAGGGGGCGGGCAGGGCAAGGGTGTGGGTTCTTTGCATCGCAGGGGAAACAGATGCGTCTGGAGgagtggggaaactgaggcacaggcagggctggcaaaCGCCAGGGTGAAATACAGCTGTTCCCCCAATCTCCAGAACGATTTCCGCACAATGCCACAAGGATCCGCTTGGGGTGGGTGACCCCTCTccaccccttcctccttcctcagcaTCCCACCCTCACTCGGAATTGGAGGGTCGGGAATCCTTCCTGTCCCCCCCCACCCGCAGCAGGGAAGCGTGGAGGAGACCCCCACCCAAGTCAATCCCCTCTACTTTACCTCTCCCAGGGGAATGAAGGTGCTGGGGCCCCTCGCCAGCTCCCGGGGAGCCTTGATTCCTCTTTCCTAGGAAGGAAGGCGCAGCCGGGAGTCACCGGAGCCACGGAATATCCCCGCCAGCGTCACCGGAAGGGGTGACTCAGGCAGACACCCGGCACGGGCCACGGGGCCATCTCCCCCGCACCCTTCGCGTCAGGCTGGCAGCGCCTGATGAAACCGGGCTGGGATGTTGCTCCGCTCCCGGACGCGTGTGACACACCGGGACACCGGAGCTGCGGCCACACGGGGCAGGAGCGCTCACACCCCTCCCGAGCCGGTTACCACCTCCAtaggaaaacagggagaaacGAGGTGCGGGGATCCCGCGGGATGGCAGCGGGGatcaggagcagcacagccatggcACTGTGGTTACAATCACCAGCAAAGTCACGGCCTCCGGGGGATCCTCAAAATTCCACTAATCATCACcattcccccccccccgccctccTCCAAATTCATTAACACAGTTAATCCAGAAATGAGCCCTTACTTACAGGGATTCCCCCTGCTCCAAGCACGGGATTCAGGTCCTTTCTGCCCCACACTCCTCAGGTTTGGAAGTGGCATTTAGTTACTGGGTGAACTGGACGAGCTGCTTCCACAGACCCATAGAGGGGGATATAATGGTATAATTCAAATCCCTGTGGAAGCGGAAGGTGCAGCCTGGCACCCTCTcctgagcaggaaaaggggGCGGGATGGCAGAAagtcccagagcagctgtcagTGCAGCCACATGCTCCCCATTGCGGCGGACACTGGGACAGGGCAGCGGACCAGAGCCAGGGCAAACCTGGAGTGCCCTCATCCAATGGCCCCCATGGGATGCTCCGGCCTTGAGTCACCATGGAAGCACTAGGGTGACAGCAGGCTCAGGCTCCTGCCGCTGAGCTGGCTCCTTGGTTCCGTGCTGACTCAGGGTTTGAGGAGAAAGAACTGTCTGATGGTACAAGAGACTcccaggcaggggacagcaACAGACCCTGGCAAGGCAAATCCCTGGGACAGACAGCAGGATTTCCAGCCGGCTGGAATCCCAAACCCCGGCAGGAACCACggttcccagcacagccagtgctTTACAGCGACATCTCAGTGTGACCTTGGATGGTGAATTTAATCATTCCTGCAAGAGACTCCTCATGTTTTGCTGTTAAGGAATCCTTGGGGTGCTGTGCTTAATCCTTACTGTGCTACCACTGGATAAGGTAACCCCTCCTGCTTCCACTGATGAGGAatcagaatcatggaatagttcaggttggaaaagccttCTGAGATGATAAAGTCCAGCTGTTACCCCAGGACTGCCAAAGCAACCACGAACCCAcgtccccaagtgtcacatccatgTCTTTTCAATCCCTTCAGGGCTTTGGactccacagcttccctgggcagcctgtgccagggctggacaaccctttcagtgaagagtTTTCCCCTAATGTCCAACCTcaaccttccctggtgcaaaCTTTCCACTGGTGCCAGTGCTTAGTCAGGTGTGGGGAAACCATCCTTGATAAAGTGAGGTTAAATAAACACCATCAGAGCCATCCAGCAGAATGGATTTGCCCCTCCTGTGTTCCTGACAAAAACTGTTCCTGAGGGACAGCATCAGGGTCACCACCAGTTTCACCCCAGTCTGCTCCAGAGCACTGGCTCATGTCAGAACAGGTGTGAGACAGAGttccctgctgttctctgctgcctggggtCTGTCCCACCCAGTGTCCCAGCATTTCCACTTCCAGCCCTCCTCTGGAGTAACCACCCCACTGTGACAACTCCTCCAGAGAAAAACTCCGAGCTGCAGAGCAATCCCACTTTCCCTGGGGAAACCTAGTGGAAGGAGAATGcaggagcaaaaggaaaaaagcaaaatttttttgagggggggAAATAAGTCTTGTAAATAGAGGCAATTCTCAGCTTTTCAGGATACTCAGAATGTTGGTGGAGTGGTGTTGCAAATGAATCTAGTTGCTTGGGAAGGTCAAGCAGATCCTGCAAAGGTCCATGGACACCCCAGAACCCCACTTTGCCACACTGGACTCCAAATGCATAAGCTCTGGGCAACACCAGATTTTTTGGTTAACAGGGACATCAGAGGCCCTATACCCactgagaacagcagcacagccaaacTACAGGACAGAGCCCCTATGCCTCCTCCAGCTTCTGGCAGCCC encodes:
- the SESN2 gene encoding sestrin-2 codes for the protein MLAAGSPCRPAEPEEHRGCGARRGGQERGIKAPRELARGPSTFIPLGEIPQEGGERSLHQLLGAFVSAGRVDHVAMVMGLHPQYLSSFWKTQYLLLRMDGPLPYHKRHYIAIMAAARHRCSYLVGLHMGEFLQVGGNPVWLQGLHCAPKKLRNLNEINKLLAHRPWLITKEHIEALLKPGEDSWSLAELVQALVLLTHYHSLASFVFGCGIKPEEDQDVENSCWAPSPHSDSSPASDDTMRGSGGTDAMHELEVLMERMKLLQENQLEEAGVTQEEMATRFELEKTESLLAPSSDILDPSLQSNIRCFLEDPEFGYKDFTRRGEQAPPTFRAQDYTWEDHGYSLINRLYPDVGQLLDEKFQVVYNLTYNTIAMHCGVDTSMLRRAIWNYVHCVFGIRYDDYDYGEVNQLLERNLKIYIKTVACYPEKTTKQIYTQFWRHFKHSEKVHINLLLLEARMQAALLYALRAVTRYMT